A region of Streptomyces cinnamoneus DNA encodes the following proteins:
- a CDS encoding secondary thiamine-phosphate synthase enzyme YjbQ, whose protein sequence is MATVPDTRITTVSRDVLPAGGSLAASARISVTLDAPEAVVDLTGELRRLVAESAVTEGTLHVYCGHTTCGLVVNENDAGLNTDMNAVLERLAPHSDHHPYAHDKDRTPAERAVHGERDNGHSHARAMLATHPELSIPVTAGALYLGRWQAVMLAEYDGPRTRELLVRVLRA, encoded by the coding sequence ATGGCAACCGTCCCGGACACCCGGATCACGACCGTCTCCCGCGACGTCCTGCCGGCGGGCGGCTCCCTCGCCGCGTCGGCCCGGATCTCCGTGACCCTCGACGCTCCGGAAGCCGTCGTCGACCTGACCGGCGAACTCAGGCGTCTCGTCGCCGAATCCGCGGTGACCGAGGGCACGCTCCACGTGTACTGCGGCCACACCACCTGCGGTCTGGTCGTCAACGAGAACGACGCCGGTCTGAACACCGACATGAACGCCGTCCTCGAACGCCTCGCCCCGCACAGCGACCACCACCCCTACGCCCACGACAAGGACCGCACCCCCGCCGAGCGGGCCGTCCACGGCGAGCGCGACAACGGCCACTCCCACGCCCGCGCGATGCTCGCCACCCACCCCGAGCTGAGCATCCCCGTCACGGCGGGCGCGCTGTACCTGGGCCGGTGGCAGGCGGTCATGCTCGCCGAGTACGACGGCCCGCGCACGCGTGAGCTGCTGGTCCGCGTCCTCAGGGCGTAG
- a CDS encoding TetR/AcrR family transcriptional regulator produces the protein MSPKQQRGEATADLLLTSALDVYATSGQQGFTVNAVTAASGVSLGSLYHHFGSFDGLAGALYTRCTEQLFDEMIAALHRSRTARSGLRALVQAYLRFTVEHRDAALFLHASAYSGYLAARAEEIRAVKAAKLAVVADWMRARIEKGEIVPLPGPLIEVLVMGPVAEAARRWLSSTYDLDLDQAARLLPDAIWRSLRPA, from the coding sequence ATGTCCCCCAAGCAGCAACGGGGCGAGGCGACCGCCGACCTGCTCCTGACCAGCGCGTTGGACGTGTACGCCACGTCGGGCCAGCAGGGCTTCACCGTCAACGCCGTCACGGCGGCCAGCGGCGTCAGCCTCGGCAGCCTCTACCACCACTTCGGCAGTTTCGACGGCCTCGCCGGCGCCTTGTACACGCGGTGCACGGAGCAACTGTTCGACGAGATGATCGCCGCCCTGCACCGCAGTCGCACCGCCCGCAGCGGTCTGCGTGCCCTCGTCCAGGCGTACCTGCGCTTCACCGTGGAGCACCGCGACGCCGCGCTCTTCCTCCACGCCTCCGCCTACTCCGGCTACCTGGCCGCCCGCGCCGAGGAGATCCGGGCCGTGAAGGCCGCGAAGCTGGCGGTCGTCGCGGACTGGATGCGGGCCCGGATCGAGAAGGGCGAGATCGTCCCCCTGCCCGGTCCTCTGATCGAGGTCCTGGTCATGGGCCCGGTCGCCGAGGCGGCGCGCCGCTGGCTGTCCAGCACGTACGACCTCGACCTGGACCAGGCCGCGCGCCTCCTGCCCGACGCCATCTGGCGGTCGCTGCGACCGGCATAG